Proteins from a single region of Gossypium arboreum isolate Shixiya-1 chromosome 1, ASM2569848v2, whole genome shotgun sequence:
- the LOC108483120 gene encoding elongation factor Tu, chloroplastic, whose protein sequence is MAISSTAAATAASSKLRYPHASPFPTHSSTTTSAFFSSIPSKLTPTHLSSSFLPPFLTTVATTYVFPRRRDSFTVKAARGKFERKKPHVNIGTIGHVDHGKTTLTAALTMALASMGNSAPKKYDEIDAAPEERARGITINTATVEYETENRHYAHVDCPGHADYVKNMITGAAQMDGAILVVSGADGPMPQTKEHILLAKQVGVPNVVVFLNKQDQVDDEELLQLVELEVRELLSSYEFPGDDVPIISGSALLALEALMAKPSIPRGENQWVDKIYELMDAVDSYIPVPQRQTDLPFLLAVEDVFSITGRGTVATGRIERGTVKVGETVDIVGLKDTRNVTVTGVEMFQKTLDDAMAGDNVGLLLRGVQKADIQRGMVLAKPGTITPHTKFSAIVYVLKKEEGGRHSPFFAGYRPQFYMRTTDVTGRVASIMNDKDEESKMVMPGDRVKMVVELIMPVACEQGMRFAIREGGKTVGAGVIQSIIE, encoded by the coding sequence ATGGCAATTTCATCAACAGCAGCAGCCACTGCCGCTTCTTCTAAGCTTAGATACCCACACGCCTCCCCTTTCCCAACTCACTCCTCAACCACCACCTCTGCCTTTTTCTCCTCAATTCCCTCTAAACTAACCCCTACCCACCTCTCCTCTTCCTTCCTCCCTCCTTTCCTCACTACCGTTGCCACCACTTACGTATTCCCTCGCCGTCGCGATTCTTTCACCGTCAAAGCTGCCCGTGGGAAATTCGAACGCAAAAAGCCCCACGTTAACATCGGGACCATCGGCCATGTCGACCACGGCAAAACCACCTTAACTGCCGCTCTAACTATGGCCTTAGCTTCCATGGGTAACAGTGCCCCAAAAAAGTACGACGAAATTGATGCCGCCCCTGAAGAGCGTGCCCGTGGCATCACCATTAACACCGCCACTGTTGAATACGAAACCGAAAATCGCCATTACGCCCACGTCGACTGCCCAGGGCACGCTGATTATGTCAAAAACATGATTACCGGAGCTGCCCAAATGGACGGTGCTATCTTGGTTGTTTCCGGAGCCGATGGACCCATGCCTCAGACTAAAGAACATATCTTGTTGGCTAAACAGGTCGGTGTCCCTAACGTGGTTGTGTTTTTGAACAAACAAGACCAGGTAGATGATGAAGAGCTTTTGCAATTAGTGGAATTGGAGGTGCGTGAATTGCTTTCTAGTTACGAATTTCCCGGTGATGATGTCCCTATTATTTCTGGCTCCGCACTTTTAGCTTTAGAAGCTTTGATGGCTAAGCCCAGTATTCCTAGAGGTGAAAACCAATGGGTGGATAAGATTTATGAACTTATGGATGCTGTTGATAGTTACATTCCTGTTCCTCAAAGACAAACAGATTTGCCTTTCTTGTTAGCTGTTGAGGATGTGTTTTCCATCACGGGTCGTGGTACTGTTGCCACTGGTCGTATCGAGAGAGGTACTGTTAAGGTTGGAGAGACTGTTGACATTGTTGGATTGAAGGATACAAGGAACGTAACAGTTACTGGTGTGGAAATGTTTCAAAAGACATTAGATGACGCCATGGCTGGTGATAATGTTGGGTTGTTACTTAGAGGTGTTCAAAAGGCCGATATTCAGAGAGGGATGGTTTTGGCTAAACCAGGGACAATCACTCCGCATACCAAGTTCAGCGCCATTGTCTATGTGTTGAAGAAGGAAGAGGGTGGCAGACATTCTCCCTTCTTCGCAGGTTATAGGCCTCAGTTCTACATGAGGACCACTGATGTCACTGGAAGGGTGGCTTCCATTATGAATGATAAGGATGAGGAGTCTAAGATGGTTATGCCTGGTGACCGTGTAAAGATGGTAGTTGAGCTTATCATGCCTGTGGCTTGTGAGCAAGGGATGCGGTTTGCTATTAGAGAAGGAGGGAAGACAGTTGGAGCCGGGGTTATTCAGTCTATTATTGAGTGA